Proteins encoded together in one Ipomoea triloba cultivar NCNSP0323 chromosome 4, ASM357664v1 window:
- the LOC116017289 gene encoding serine/threonine-protein kinase BSK2-like isoform X2: MGCLQSKTANVQSPDQEPSHPDSKPDLVDDNPGDQEQVPAFTEFSLAELRTATNGFSSEMIVSESGEKAPNVVYRGKLRSNQIVAIKRFSKQSWPDPQQFVGEAAGVGKVRHKRLVNLIGCCAEGDERLLVAEYMPNDTLSKHLFHWDKQPLPWEMRVRVACHIAQALDHCDAENRKIYHDLNAYRILFDEDGDPRLSSFGLMKNSRDGKSYSTNLAYTPPEFLRTGRVIPESVIYSYGTVLLDLLSGKHIPPSHALDLIRGKNILLLMDSSLEGQYANEDAAALVELASKCLQYEARDRPNIKFILTAVEPLQKQKEVASHVLMGLTKTAPVVVPTMLSPLGKACARMDLTAVHDILLKTGYKDEEGAENELSFQEWTQQVQDMLNTKKFGDIAFRDKDFKSAIEYYSKLVSMMSIASGTVFVRRALSYLMIGQPELALRDAMQAQVCLPEWPTAFYVQALALSKLGMETDAQDMLSDGASFEAKKLNSWRN; encoded by the exons ATGGGCTGTTTACAGTCCAAAACTGCCAATGTTCAGTCCCCAGACCAAGAGCCCTCTCACCCTGACTCAAAACCAGATCTTG TGGATGACAACCCCGGGGATCAAGAGCAAGTGCCTGCATTCACAGAATTTAGTCTGGCTGAACTTCGAACTGCAACGAATGGATTTAGCAGTGAAATGATAGTTTCCGAGAGTGGAGAGAAAGCACCGAATGTGGTGTACAGAGGGAAGCTTCGAAGTAATCAGATTGTTGCTATCAAGCGCTTCTCCAAGCAATCGTGGCCTGACCCCCAACAGTTTGTG GGAGAAGCTGCTGGAGTTGGCAAGGTTAGACACAAGAGATTGGTGAATCTAATTGGTTGCTGTGCTGAGGGAGATGAGCGACTACTTGTGGCAGAATACATGCCCAATGATACACTTTCGAAGCATCTTTTTCATT GGGATAAACAGCCTTTGCCCTGGGAAATGCGAGTGAGAGTTGCCTGCCATATTGCACAGGCTCTGGACCATTGCGATGCTGAAAACCGGAAAATCTATCACGATTTAAATGCTTACAGAATTCTATTTGATGAG GATGGTGACCCGCGATTGTCTAGCTTTGGCCTGATGAAAAACAGCAGAGATGGGAAGAGTTATAGCACGAACCTAGCTTATACACCCCCGGAATTTTTGCGCACAG GCAGGGTCATTCCAGAAAGTGTGATCTATAGCTATGGAACTGTTCTGCTGGACCTTCTGAGTGGAAAGCATATACCCCCGAGCCAT GCTTTAGATTTGATAAGGGGAAAAAACATATTGTTGCTTATGGATTCGTCCTTGGAAGGTCAATACGCCAATGAAGATGCTGCTGCATTGGTGGAACTTGCTTCGAAGTGCCTTCAGTATGAAGCTCGGGACCGCCCAAATATCAAGTTCATTCTTACTGCTGTGGAACCCCTTCAAAAGCAGAAAGAG GTTGCATCACATGTTTTAATGGGTCTGACAAAAACCGCCCCTGTTGTGGTTCCCACCATGCTTTCTCCTCTCGGGAAGGCATGTGCGAGGATGGACCTCACGGCTGTGCACGATATCTTGCTTAAAACGGGCTATAAAGACGAGGAAGGTGCAGAAAATGAG CTTTCGTTCCAAGAATGGACACAACAAGTGCAAGATATGCTGAACACGAAGAAATTTGGAGATATCGCTTTTAGGGACAAGGACTTCAAGAGCGCAATTGAGTACTATTCAAAG TTGGTATCAATGATGTCCATCGCTTCTGGCACTGTTTTTGTGAGGCGGGCGCTCTCTTACTTGATGATAGGCCAGCCAGAGCTCGCGCTCCGGGATGCAATGCAGGCGCAGGTCTGCTTGCCCGAGTGGCCAACCGCATTCTACGTGCAGGCCCTCGCCCTCTCGAAGCTAGGAATGGAGACCGACGCCCAGGACATGCTGAGCGATGGAGCCTCCTTCGAAGCCAAGAAGCTAAACAGTTGGCGTAACTAA
- the LOC116017506 gene encoding DAR GTPase 2, mitochondrial isoform X1, translated as MKPLIPSLVQKLGNAVKEVARNKGSSWWYTPHVAAASHAIADRIPLVDFVLEVRDARIPLSSKYKLLKKCSSSARRIIVLNKTDLANRSKVKKWMHYFEEQGNVAFGVNSHNKDNIKEFLNFLQARVRELINSGHSGRTITLMLVGIPNVGKSALANSLHQVGRISAAEKGKLKHATVSPQPGETKNISSLKIASHPNIYVLDTPGILPPDIPDAELCCKLALTGAIQDCLVGEIELAWYFLAILNRSDEYKKWAKLCAIEKDMVAATNDGFDLEKTQKSQHLTDHTQDFIVNNVRKTLFDAISSFNGNLDGEESLLQLIKAEFADLRKAFYLPSESEDDVHKVAAKLLNLYRTGRLGHYTLDPIPMNT; from the exons ATGAAGCCATTAATACCTAGTTTAGTTCAAAAGTTAGGCAATGCAGTTAAGGAAGTAGCGAGAAACAAAGGCTCGAGCTGGTGGTACACTCCTCATGTGGCCGCCGCGTCTCATGCCATCGCCGACCGGATTCCACTGGTCGATTTCGTACTCGAAGTCCGAGATGCCAGG ATCCCTTTGTCGTCAAAATACAAACTGCTGAAAAAATGTTCATCTTCTGCGAGGCGAATTATAGTTCTTAACAAGACAGACCTTGCAAATCGCTCAAAGGTGAag AAATGGATGCATTATTTTGAAGAACAGGGGAATGTAGCTTTTGGAGTCAATTCCCATAATAAAGATAACATTAAGGAG TTCCTGAATTTTCTGCAAGCCAGAGTAAGAGAACTGATAAATAGTGGGCATTCTGGTCGTACTATAACATTAATGCTTGTTGGCATTCCTAACGTTGGAAAGTCTGCCCTTGCAAACTCGTTGCATCAAGTTGGACGAATTAGTGCAGCAG AGAAGGGAAAACTAAAGCATGCTACTGTAAGTCCTCAGCCAGGGGAGACTAAAAACATTAGCAGCTTAAAG ATTGCTAGCCATCCTAATATCTATGTGTTGGACACACCTGGTATTTTGCCTCCTGACATTCCTGATGCTGAGCTCTGCTGCAAGCTAGCTTTGACAG GTGCTATCCAAGACTGCTTGGTTGGGGAAATAGAGCTTGCTTGGTATTTTCTAGCAATCCTTAACCGGAGTGATGAATACAAGAAATGGGCGAAGTTGTGTGCCATTGAGAAAGACATGGTAGCAGCCACTAATGATGGCTTTGACTTGGAGAAAACACAGAAAAGCCAACATTTGACAGATCACACACAG GATTTCATCGTAAACAATGTTCGGAAAACTCTCTTTGATGCTATTTCATCTTTCAATGGAAACCTGGATGGTGAAGAAAGCTTGTTACAGCTAATCAAAgcagaatttgcagatttgaggAAAGCTTTTTATTTGCCTTCTGAATCAGAAGATGATGTACATAAAGTTGCTGCTAAATTACTCAATCTATATCGTACAGGAAGGCTTGGTCATTACACCTTAGACCCTATTCCAATGAATACTTGA
- the LOC116017506 gene encoding DAR GTPase 2, mitochondrial isoform X2, translating into MKPLIPSLVQKLGNAVKEVARNKGSSWWYTPHVAAASHAIADRIPLVDFVLEVRDARIPLSSKYKLLKKCSSSARRIIVLNKTDLANRSKKWMHYFEEQGNVAFGVNSHNKDNIKEFLNFLQARVRELINSGHSGRTITLMLVGIPNVGKSALANSLHQVGRISAAEKGKLKHATVSPQPGETKNISSLKIASHPNIYVLDTPGILPPDIPDAELCCKLALTGAIQDCLVGEIELAWYFLAILNRSDEYKKWAKLCAIEKDMVAATNDGFDLEKTQKSQHLTDHTQDFIVNNVRKTLFDAISSFNGNLDGEESLLQLIKAEFADLRKAFYLPSESEDDVHKVAAKLLNLYRTGRLGHYTLDPIPMNT; encoded by the exons ATGAAGCCATTAATACCTAGTTTAGTTCAAAAGTTAGGCAATGCAGTTAAGGAAGTAGCGAGAAACAAAGGCTCGAGCTGGTGGTACACTCCTCATGTGGCCGCCGCGTCTCATGCCATCGCCGACCGGATTCCACTGGTCGATTTCGTACTCGAAGTCCGAGATGCCAGG ATCCCTTTGTCGTCAAAATACAAACTGCTGAAAAAATGTTCATCTTCTGCGAGGCGAATTATAGTTCTTAACAAGACAGACCTTGCAAATCGCTCAAAG AAATGGATGCATTATTTTGAAGAACAGGGGAATGTAGCTTTTGGAGTCAATTCCCATAATAAAGATAACATTAAGGAG TTCCTGAATTTTCTGCAAGCCAGAGTAAGAGAACTGATAAATAGTGGGCATTCTGGTCGTACTATAACATTAATGCTTGTTGGCATTCCTAACGTTGGAAAGTCTGCCCTTGCAAACTCGTTGCATCAAGTTGGACGAATTAGTGCAGCAG AGAAGGGAAAACTAAAGCATGCTACTGTAAGTCCTCAGCCAGGGGAGACTAAAAACATTAGCAGCTTAAAG ATTGCTAGCCATCCTAATATCTATGTGTTGGACACACCTGGTATTTTGCCTCCTGACATTCCTGATGCTGAGCTCTGCTGCAAGCTAGCTTTGACAG GTGCTATCCAAGACTGCTTGGTTGGGGAAATAGAGCTTGCTTGGTATTTTCTAGCAATCCTTAACCGGAGTGATGAATACAAGAAATGGGCGAAGTTGTGTGCCATTGAGAAAGACATGGTAGCAGCCACTAATGATGGCTTTGACTTGGAGAAAACACAGAAAAGCCAACATTTGACAGATCACACACAG GATTTCATCGTAAACAATGTTCGGAAAACTCTCTTTGATGCTATTTCATCTTTCAATGGAAACCTGGATGGTGAAGAAAGCTTGTTACAGCTAATCAAAgcagaatttgcagatttgaggAAAGCTTTTTATTTGCCTTCTGAATCAGAAGATGATGTACATAAAGTTGCTGCTAAATTACTCAATCTATATCGTACAGGAAGGCTTGGTCATTACACCTTAGACCCTATTCCAATGAATACTTGA
- the LOC116017289 gene encoding serine/threonine-protein kinase BSK2-like isoform X3, whose amino-acid sequence MGCLQSKTANVQSPDQEPSHPDSKPDLDDNPGDQEQVPAFTEFSLAELRTATNGFSSEMIVSESGEKAPNVVYRGKLRSNQIVAIKRFSKQSWPDPQQFVGEAAGVGKVRHKRLVNLIGCCAEGDERLLVAEYMPNDTLSKHLFHWDKQPLPWEMRVRVACHIAQALDHCDAENRKIYHDLNAYRILFDEDGDPRLSSFGLMKNSRDGKSYSTNLAYTPPEFLRTGRVIPESVIYSYGTVLLDLLSGKHIPPSHALDLIRGKNILLLMDSSLEGQYANEDAAALVELASKCLQYEARDRPNIKFILTAVEPLQKQKEVASHVLMGLTKTAPVVVPTMLSPLGKACARMDLTAVHDILLKTGYKDEEGAENELSFQEWTQQVQDMLNTKKFGDIAFRDKDFKSAIEYYSKLVSMMSIASGTVFVRRALSYLMIGQPELALRDAMQAQVCLPEWPTAFYVQALALSKLGMETDAQDMLSDGASFEAKKLNSWRN is encoded by the exons ATGGGCTGTTTACAGTCCAAAACTGCCAATGTTCAGTCCCCAGACCAAGAGCCCTCTCACCCTGACTCAAAACCAGATCTTG ATGACAACCCCGGGGATCAAGAGCAAGTGCCTGCATTCACAGAATTTAGTCTGGCTGAACTTCGAACTGCAACGAATGGATTTAGCAGTGAAATGATAGTTTCCGAGAGTGGAGAGAAAGCACCGAATGTGGTGTACAGAGGGAAGCTTCGAAGTAATCAGATTGTTGCTATCAAGCGCTTCTCCAAGCAATCGTGGCCTGACCCCCAACAGTTTGTG GGAGAAGCTGCTGGAGTTGGCAAGGTTAGACACAAGAGATTGGTGAATCTAATTGGTTGCTGTGCTGAGGGAGATGAGCGACTACTTGTGGCAGAATACATGCCCAATGATACACTTTCGAAGCATCTTTTTCATT GGGATAAACAGCCTTTGCCCTGGGAAATGCGAGTGAGAGTTGCCTGCCATATTGCACAGGCTCTGGACCATTGCGATGCTGAAAACCGGAAAATCTATCACGATTTAAATGCTTACAGAATTCTATTTGATGAG GATGGTGACCCGCGATTGTCTAGCTTTGGCCTGATGAAAAACAGCAGAGATGGGAAGAGTTATAGCACGAACCTAGCTTATACACCCCCGGAATTTTTGCGCACAG GCAGGGTCATTCCAGAAAGTGTGATCTATAGCTATGGAACTGTTCTGCTGGACCTTCTGAGTGGAAAGCATATACCCCCGAGCCAT GCTTTAGATTTGATAAGGGGAAAAAACATATTGTTGCTTATGGATTCGTCCTTGGAAGGTCAATACGCCAATGAAGATGCTGCTGCATTGGTGGAACTTGCTTCGAAGTGCCTTCAGTATGAAGCTCGGGACCGCCCAAATATCAAGTTCATTCTTACTGCTGTGGAACCCCTTCAAAAGCAGAAAGAG GTTGCATCACATGTTTTAATGGGTCTGACAAAAACCGCCCCTGTTGTGGTTCCCACCATGCTTTCTCCTCTCGGGAAGGCATGTGCGAGGATGGACCTCACGGCTGTGCACGATATCTTGCTTAAAACGGGCTATAAAGACGAGGAAGGTGCAGAAAATGAG CTTTCGTTCCAAGAATGGACACAACAAGTGCAAGATATGCTGAACACGAAGAAATTTGGAGATATCGCTTTTAGGGACAAGGACTTCAAGAGCGCAATTGAGTACTATTCAAAG TTGGTATCAATGATGTCCATCGCTTCTGGCACTGTTTTTGTGAGGCGGGCGCTCTCTTACTTGATGATAGGCCAGCCAGAGCTCGCGCTCCGGGATGCAATGCAGGCGCAGGTCTGCTTGCCCGAGTGGCCAACCGCATTCTACGTGCAGGCCCTCGCCCTCTCGAAGCTAGGAATGGAGACCGACGCCCAGGACATGCTGAGCGATGGAGCCTCCTTCGAAGCCAAGAAGCTAAACAGTTGGCGTAACTAA
- the LOC116017289 gene encoding serine/threonine-protein kinase BSK2-like isoform X1, translating to MGCLQSKTANVQSPDQEPSHPDSKPDLDGVDDNPGDQEQVPAFTEFSLAELRTATNGFSSEMIVSESGEKAPNVVYRGKLRSNQIVAIKRFSKQSWPDPQQFVGEAAGVGKVRHKRLVNLIGCCAEGDERLLVAEYMPNDTLSKHLFHWDKQPLPWEMRVRVACHIAQALDHCDAENRKIYHDLNAYRILFDEDGDPRLSSFGLMKNSRDGKSYSTNLAYTPPEFLRTGRVIPESVIYSYGTVLLDLLSGKHIPPSHALDLIRGKNILLLMDSSLEGQYANEDAAALVELASKCLQYEARDRPNIKFILTAVEPLQKQKEVASHVLMGLTKTAPVVVPTMLSPLGKACARMDLTAVHDILLKTGYKDEEGAENELSFQEWTQQVQDMLNTKKFGDIAFRDKDFKSAIEYYSKLVSMMSIASGTVFVRRALSYLMIGQPELALRDAMQAQVCLPEWPTAFYVQALALSKLGMETDAQDMLSDGASFEAKKLNSWRN from the exons ATGGGCTGTTTACAGTCCAAAACTGCCAATGTTCAGTCCCCAGACCAAGAGCCCTCTCACCCTGACTCAAAACCAGATCTTG ATGGAGTGGATGACAACCCCGGGGATCAAGAGCAAGTGCCTGCATTCACAGAATTTAGTCTGGCTGAACTTCGAACTGCAACGAATGGATTTAGCAGTGAAATGATAGTTTCCGAGAGTGGAGAGAAAGCACCGAATGTGGTGTACAGAGGGAAGCTTCGAAGTAATCAGATTGTTGCTATCAAGCGCTTCTCCAAGCAATCGTGGCCTGACCCCCAACAGTTTGTG GGAGAAGCTGCTGGAGTTGGCAAGGTTAGACACAAGAGATTGGTGAATCTAATTGGTTGCTGTGCTGAGGGAGATGAGCGACTACTTGTGGCAGAATACATGCCCAATGATACACTTTCGAAGCATCTTTTTCATT GGGATAAACAGCCTTTGCCCTGGGAAATGCGAGTGAGAGTTGCCTGCCATATTGCACAGGCTCTGGACCATTGCGATGCTGAAAACCGGAAAATCTATCACGATTTAAATGCTTACAGAATTCTATTTGATGAG GATGGTGACCCGCGATTGTCTAGCTTTGGCCTGATGAAAAACAGCAGAGATGGGAAGAGTTATAGCACGAACCTAGCTTATACACCCCCGGAATTTTTGCGCACAG GCAGGGTCATTCCAGAAAGTGTGATCTATAGCTATGGAACTGTTCTGCTGGACCTTCTGAGTGGAAAGCATATACCCCCGAGCCAT GCTTTAGATTTGATAAGGGGAAAAAACATATTGTTGCTTATGGATTCGTCCTTGGAAGGTCAATACGCCAATGAAGATGCTGCTGCATTGGTGGAACTTGCTTCGAAGTGCCTTCAGTATGAAGCTCGGGACCGCCCAAATATCAAGTTCATTCTTACTGCTGTGGAACCCCTTCAAAAGCAGAAAGAG GTTGCATCACATGTTTTAATGGGTCTGACAAAAACCGCCCCTGTTGTGGTTCCCACCATGCTTTCTCCTCTCGGGAAGGCATGTGCGAGGATGGACCTCACGGCTGTGCACGATATCTTGCTTAAAACGGGCTATAAAGACGAGGAAGGTGCAGAAAATGAG CTTTCGTTCCAAGAATGGACACAACAAGTGCAAGATATGCTGAACACGAAGAAATTTGGAGATATCGCTTTTAGGGACAAGGACTTCAAGAGCGCAATTGAGTACTATTCAAAG TTGGTATCAATGATGTCCATCGCTTCTGGCACTGTTTTTGTGAGGCGGGCGCTCTCTTACTTGATGATAGGCCAGCCAGAGCTCGCGCTCCGGGATGCAATGCAGGCGCAGGTCTGCTTGCCCGAGTGGCCAACCGCATTCTACGTGCAGGCCCTCGCCCTCTCGAAGCTAGGAATGGAGACCGACGCCCAGGACATGCTGAGCGATGGAGCCTCCTTCGAAGCCAAGAAGCTAAACAGTTGGCGTAACTAA